Proteins from a single region of Cryptosporangium aurantiacum:
- a CDS encoding cold-shock protein encodes MATGTVKWFNAEKGFGFIAPDGGGPDVFAHYSAIQTQGYKELTDGQAVEFDVTQGQKGPQAANIRPL; translated from the coding sequence ATGGCTACTGGCACCGTGAAGTGGTTCAACGCAGAGAAGGGCTTCGGGTTCATCGCCCCGGACGGGGGCGGACCGGACGTCTTCGCCCACTACTCGGCGATCCAGACCCAGGGTTACAAGGAGCTGACCGACGGGCAGGCCGTCGAGTTCGACGTCACCCAGGGTCAGAAGGGCCCGCAGGCGGCCAACATCCGCCCGCTGTAA